From one Bradyrhizobium sp. Ash2021 genomic stretch:
- a CDS encoding glutamine--tRNA ligase/YqeY domain fusion protein: protein MTTETAAAEAGRDFIRDIVQADLDSKKHKGIVTRFPPEPNGYLHIGHAKSIALNFGIAQEFAGRCHLRFDDTNPTKEEQEYIDSIQADVHWLGYDWGTDLYYASDYFERLYDWAEGLIRDGHAYVDDQSQEEIRFSRGTLTEPGKNSPFRNRPIDENLDLFRRMKAGEFPNGARVLRAKIDMAAGNINLRDPVLYRILHAEHPRTGTKWSIYPSYDYAHGQSDAIEGITHSICTLEFEDHRPLYEWLLDKLPVPSKPRQYEFARLNLTYTLLSKRVLTQLVREGHVAGWDDPRMPTIAGLKRRGVPPAAVREFVKRIGVAKANSVVDVGMLEFCIREELNRTSLRRMAVLRPLKVVIENYPEGQVEQLEAINHPDDPAAGTRKIAFGRELYIERDDFMENPPKKFFRLSPGTEVRLRYAYFIKCTGVIKDAAGEIVELRCTYDPATKGGNAPDGRKVKATMHWLPAAQSRPAEIRIYNQLFLKPSPDAGNFAADINPQSLEILADARVENAIAETNSSDVIQFERQGYFVRDADSRPDRLVFNRTIGLRDTFAKEVGGKG from the coding sequence ATGACGACAGAAACGGCGGCGGCAGAGGCGGGGCGCGATTTCATTCGCGACATCGTCCAGGCCGATCTCGACTCCAAAAAGCACAAAGGGATCGTCACCCGATTCCCGCCGGAGCCGAACGGCTATCTGCACATCGGCCACGCCAAGTCGATCGCGCTCAATTTCGGTATCGCGCAGGAGTTTGCCGGGCGCTGCCATCTCAGGTTCGACGACACCAATCCGACCAAGGAAGAGCAGGAATATATCGATTCCATTCAGGCCGACGTGCACTGGCTCGGCTACGACTGGGGAACCGACCTCTATTACGCCTCGGACTATTTCGAGCGGCTGTATGACTGGGCGGAGGGCCTGATCAGGGACGGCCACGCCTATGTCGACGACCAGTCGCAGGAGGAAATCCGGTTTTCGCGCGGCACGCTGACGGAACCCGGCAAGAACTCGCCGTTCCGCAACCGGCCCATCGACGAAAACCTCGATCTGTTCCGCCGCATGAAGGCCGGCGAGTTTCCAAACGGCGCCCGCGTGCTGCGCGCCAAAATCGACATGGCCGCCGGCAATATCAATTTGCGCGATCCCGTGCTCTACCGGATCCTGCATGCCGAGCACCCGCGGACCGGCACGAAATGGTCGATCTATCCGAGCTACGACTACGCCCACGGCCAGTCGGATGCGATCGAGGGCATCACGCATTCGATCTGTACGCTGGAATTCGAGGACCACCGGCCGCTCTATGAATGGCTGCTGGACAAACTGCCGGTGCCGTCGAAACCGCGCCAGTACGAATTCGCGCGGCTCAATCTGACCTATACGCTGCTGTCGAAACGCGTGCTGACCCAGCTCGTGCGCGAAGGACATGTCGCCGGCTGGGACGATCCGCGGATGCCGACGATCGCAGGCTTGAAGCGTCGCGGGGTGCCGCCGGCGGCGGTACGCGAATTCGTAAAAAGGATCGGCGTGGCAAAGGCCAACAGCGTGGTCGATGTCGGTATGCTGGAATTCTGCATCCGCGAGGAGCTCAACAGGACGTCGTTGCGGCGCATGGCCGTGCTGCGGCCGTTGAAGGTCGTGATCGAGAATTATCCGGAAGGCCAGGTCGAGCAGCTCGAGGCGATCAACCATCCCGACGATCCCGCAGCCGGCACGCGCAAGATCGCGTTCGGCCGCGAGCTCTATATCGAGCGCGACGATTTTATGGAAAATCCGCCGAAGAAATTCTTCCGCCTCTCGCCGGGCACCGAAGTGCGGCTGCGCTACGCCTATTTCATCAAGTGCACCGGCGTGATTAAGGATGCGGCCGGCGAAATCGTCGAACTCCGCTGCACCTATGATCCCGCAACAAAGGGCGGCAACGCGCCCGACGGCCGCAAGGTGAAAGCCACCATGCACTGGCTGCCGGCGGCGCAGTCACGCCCTGCGGAAATCCGCATCTACAATCAGCTGTTTTTAAAACCCAGTCCGGACGCCGGCAATTTTGCCGCCGACATCAACCCGCAGTCGCTGGAAATTCTTGCCGACGCACGGGTCGAGAACGCGATTGCGGAAACCAATTCCAGCGACGTGATTCAGTTCGAGCGCCAGGGCTATTTTGTGCGGGATGCCGACTCGCGGCCGGACAGGCTCGTGTTCAACCGCACCATTGGGCTGCGCGACACCTTTGCTAAGGAAGTCGGCGGCAAAGGGTGA
- a CDS encoding MFS transporter translates to MAIQIPSDFRRVIVAASVGNVIEWYDFYIFGSLAAVLSVKFFEQSHPIAALLSTIALFTAGFLIRPLGAFLFGWMGDRVGRKYTFLITLSGMGLGTGAIGLIPTYQSIGLAAAFLLFGLRMIQGLCLGGEYGGAITYVAEHVPDDKRGYYTGWLQTSPTLGIVVSLAVIVLTRTYFGNQAFDEWAWRVPFLLSFLLVAIAIYIRLQLQETPIFQEIKARGQMTRNPWKEAFLSANIKYIGIAIIVLIGQGVVWYSGQFWALYFLQQVSKVDPVTSAYIVGAALLIATPSLIFFGWLSDHIGRKPVILGGMLLAAITYYPLYLWLGTVTQPGNINYPIAVFIIFILVCYVGMVYGPVGAFLAEFFPGRIRYTSVSVPYHIGNGWGGGLVPFITSAAFAATGSIGYALIYPIAVPAVCFVLALFLMPETRKISIWQPIEPRTAS, encoded by the coding sequence ATGGCAATTCAGATACCGAGTGATTTTCGCCGCGTGATTGTCGCTGCGTCGGTGGGAAACGTCATCGAATGGTATGACTTCTATATCTTTGGCAGCCTGGCCGCCGTTTTGTCGGTCAAGTTCTTCGAGCAATCCCACCCCATCGCCGCGCTGCTGAGCACGATCGCGCTGTTCACAGCAGGATTCCTGATCCGTCCACTGGGAGCATTTCTCTTTGGATGGATGGGCGACCGGGTCGGCCGCAAATATACGTTCCTCATTACGCTCAGCGGAATGGGGCTGGGTACCGGGGCGATCGGGTTGATCCCGACCTACCAGTCGATCGGTCTTGCGGCCGCATTCCTTCTCTTCGGCTTGCGCATGATCCAGGGTCTGTGCCTTGGTGGCGAATATGGAGGCGCCATCACTTATGTTGCCGAGCATGTGCCGGACGACAAGCGCGGCTACTATACTGGCTGGCTGCAGACCTCTCCGACACTCGGGATCGTGGTGTCATTGGCCGTGATCGTTCTTACCCGAACCTATTTCGGTAATCAGGCCTTCGACGAATGGGCATGGCGCGTTCCCTTCCTGCTGTCGTTCCTGCTGGTGGCCATCGCCATCTACATCCGCCTCCAGCTCCAGGAGACGCCGATCTTCCAGGAGATCAAGGCTCGCGGACAGATGACCAGGAACCCCTGGAAGGAAGCTTTCCTGAGCGCCAACATCAAGTACATCGGGATCGCCATCATCGTTCTGATCGGACAGGGAGTTGTCTGGTACAGTGGTCAGTTCTGGGCGCTGTACTTTCTGCAGCAGGTCTCCAAGGTGGACCCTGTGACCTCGGCCTACATCGTGGGAGCTGCGTTGCTGATTGCAACGCCGAGCCTGATCTTCTTCGGCTGGCTGTCGGATCATATCGGCCGCAAGCCGGTGATCCTGGGCGGCATGCTGCTCGCCGCGATCACGTACTATCCGCTCTATCTGTGGCTGGGAACGGTCACGCAGCCCGGTAACATCAATTATCCGATCGCGGTCTTCATCATCTTCATCCTCGTTTGCTATGTCGGGATGGTATACGGGCCGGTCGGCGCGTTCCTGGCGGAATTCTTCCCCGGCAGGATCAGGTACACGTCGGTCTCGGTGCCGTATCACATCGGCAACGGCTGGGGTGGCGGATTGGTGCCGTTCATCACTTCGGCGGCTTTCGCGGCCACCGGCAGCATTGGTTACGCGCTGATTTACCCGATTGCAGTGCCCGCGGTGTGCTTCGTGCTCGCCCTCTTCCTGATGCCGGAGACCCGCAAGATCAGCATCTGGCAACCGATAGAGCCTCGAACCGCATCGTGA
- the glnA gene encoding type I glutamate--ammonia ligase yields the protein MVPNCTTAEDLVKTIKDEKVQMVDLRFTDLPGVWQHFSVPPSAVNVDALNEGIGFDGSSIRGFQEIQESDMLVVPDPTTAFLDPFSSATTLVLICNIRDPVTGQSYSRDARYIAQKAEIYLKGSSRADTSYFGPEAEFFVFNDVRYGQGINYAFHEIDSSEGSWNTGTKEAPNLGHKPRPKEGYFPVPPTDSMQDLRTEMVLTMERLGIAIEAHHHEVATGGQNEIDMRFTTLTRMADNLMMYKYVVKNTARQNGMTATFMPKPLFEDNASGMHVHQSLWKGETNLFYDKADYAELSELGRYYIGGLLTHAWALCGLCAPTTNSYRRLVPGYEAPINLVYSQRNRSACCRIPMYSPNPRAKRVEFRSPDPSCNPYLAFAAMLMAGLDGINNRIDPGRPIDKNLYDLPPAEAKDVKSTPGSLDQALDALERDHAFLLRGEVFTRDVIETWLDYKRKKEVDAIRLRPHPHEFHLYYDI from the coding sequence ATGGTTCCGAATTGTACGACAGCCGAAGATCTCGTGAAGACGATTAAGGACGAGAAGGTCCAGATGGTCGATCTCCGGTTCACCGACTTGCCGGGGGTGTGGCAACATTTTTCCGTTCCGCCGAGCGCAGTGAATGTCGATGCTCTCAACGAGGGCATTGGATTCGACGGCTCATCGATCCGCGGCTTTCAGGAGATCCAGGAAAGCGATATGCTGGTCGTCCCTGACCCGACGACGGCCTTCCTCGACCCGTTTTCCTCGGCAACGACCCTGGTCCTGATTTGCAACATCAGGGATCCAGTAACCGGTCAATCCTATAGCCGCGACGCCCGCTATATCGCCCAGAAGGCCGAGATCTACCTCAAGGGCAGCAGCCGCGCCGATACGAGCTATTTCGGCCCGGAGGCCGAGTTCTTCGTATTCAACGACGTGCGCTACGGACAGGGTATCAACTACGCTTTCCACGAAATTGATTCCAGCGAAGGCAGCTGGAACACCGGCACGAAGGAAGCGCCGAATTTGGGCCACAAGCCGCGCCCGAAGGAGGGATACTTTCCGGTTCCTCCGACTGACAGCATGCAGGATCTCCGCACCGAAATGGTGCTGACGATGGAACGGCTGGGAATCGCGATCGAAGCCCATCACCATGAGGTCGCAACCGGCGGCCAAAACGAAATCGACATGCGCTTCACCACGCTCACCCGCATGGCCGACAATCTGATGATGTACAAATACGTGGTGAAGAATACTGCCCGCCAAAACGGCATGACCGCGACGTTCATGCCCAAACCGCTGTTCGAGGACAACGCCTCGGGAATGCACGTTCATCAGAGTCTGTGGAAGGGAGAAACCAACCTGTTCTACGACAAGGCGGACTACGCCGAGCTGAGCGAGCTTGGCCGCTACTACATCGGTGGGCTGCTGACCCACGCCTGGGCGTTATGCGGGCTTTGCGCCCCCACCACGAACTCCTATCGGCGGCTGGTGCCGGGTTATGAGGCTCCGATCAACCTGGTCTATTCCCAACGCAATCGCTCAGCCTGCTGCCGCATTCCGATGTATTCGCCGAACCCGCGGGCAAAGCGCGTCGAGTTTCGTTCGCCGGATCCGTCCTGTAATCCCTACCTGGCCTTCGCCGCGATGCTGATGGCCGGCCTCGACGGCATCAACAACCGGATCGACCCGGGCAGGCCGATCGACAAGAATCTTTACGACCTTCCGCCCGCCGAGGCGAAGGACGTGAAGTCGACGCCCGGATCGTTGGACCAGGCGCTTGACGCGCTCGAACGCGATCACGCATTCCTGCTGCGCGGCGAAGTGTTCACCCGCGACGTGATCGAAACCTGGCTCGACTACAAGCGAAAAAAGGAGGTCGATGCCATCCGGCTGCGCCCTCATCCGCACGAGTTTCATCTCTATTACGACATCTAG
- the glp gene encoding gephyrin-like molybdotransferase Glp codes for MALMPVADALSAILAGAEPLPEEMVALDAAWHRVLARDVAARRTQPPQAMSAMDGYAVRAADAGDLTARLKVIGEVAAGRPFEKKVGANEAVRIFTGGVIPDGADAVIIQEDTIREDSAVDGDHITITEAAKTGRHIRPAGVDFREGDVLLAGGSRLTDRDLSLAAGMNYPELAVRRRPKVAVLATGDELVMPGTIPGPGQIVYSNGYALRALARAEGAETIDLGIAADTVAATTEGIRRARASGADILITTGGASVGDHDLVKQSLEAERVTMAFWRIAMRPGKPMMHGRLGAMRVIGLPGNPVSSYVCGFLFLVPLIRALSGRASVHHTRETALLGRDLAANDQREDYLRARLEERADGTLIATPVTHQDSSLLGNLAAARALVIRPPFAPAAGAGAPCELLRLPE; via the coding sequence GTGGCCTTGATGCCGGTTGCCGATGCTCTCAGCGCGATCCTGGCGGGCGCAGAACCGTTGCCCGAAGAAATGGTCGCGCTCGATGCCGCCTGGCATCGCGTGCTCGCGCGCGACGTCGCGGCACGGCGCACCCAGCCGCCGCAGGCGATGTCGGCGATGGACGGCTATGCGGTGCGCGCGGCGGACGCCGGTGATCTCACCGCACGGCTGAAGGTGATCGGCGAGGTCGCGGCCGGCCGCCCGTTTGAGAAAAAGGTCGGCGCCAACGAGGCGGTGCGGATTTTCACCGGCGGCGTGATCCCCGACGGCGCCGATGCCGTCATCATCCAGGAAGACACGATTCGGGAAGATTCGGCAGTCGACGGCGACCACATCACCATCACGGAGGCCGCGAAAACCGGCCGGCACATCCGCCCCGCCGGCGTCGATTTCCGCGAGGGCGACGTGCTGCTTGCCGGGGGAAGCCGCCTCACCGATCGCGACCTCTCGCTCGCCGCCGGCATGAACTATCCGGAACTCGCCGTCCGCCGCCGCCCGAAGGTCGCGGTGCTGGCGACCGGCGACGAACTGGTGATGCCGGGCACCATCCCCGGCCCCGGCCAGATCGTCTATTCCAACGGGTATGCGCTCCGCGCGCTGGCGCGGGCCGAGGGCGCCGAGACCATCGACCTCGGCATCGCCGCCGACACGGTCGCGGCCACCACCGAGGGCATCCGCCGGGCCCGCGCATCCGGCGCGGACATCCTGATCACCACCGGCGGCGCCTCGGTCGGCGACCACGACCTCGTCAAGCAATCGCTGGAGGCGGAGCGCGTCACCATGGCGTTTTGGCGGATCGCGATGCGGCCGGGCAAACCGATGATGCATGGCCGGCTCGGCGCAATGCGGGTGATCGGCCTGCCCGGCAATCCCGTCTCCTCCTATGTCTGCGGTTTTCTGTTTCTGGTGCCGTTGATTCGGGCGCTGTCGGGCCGCGCCAGCGTCCATCACACCAGAGAAACGGCGCTGCTCGGCCGCGATCTCGCCGCCAACGACCAGCGCGAGGATTACTTGCGCGCCCGCCTCGAGGAGCGCGCCGACGGCACGCTGATTGCAACCCCGGTCACCCATCAGGACAGTTCGCTGCTCGGGAATCTCGCTGCGGCAAGGGCACTTGTGATACGTCCGCCGTTTGCACCCGCAGCCGGTGCCGGCGCGCCCTGCGAGCTCCTGCGTTTGCCGGAGTGA
- a CDS encoding nuclear transport factor 2 family protein has protein sequence MRNAAEDVVAAIIERWSAGFSKLDANALASLYSNNAFFFGSNPTLYRGSEGVAAYFNGLPRWASPTVQFTDVRTAEVNADLINFAGTASFSLGEGEPPLSVKISWVIAREGGEWRIVSHHVSSKTPLIER, from the coding sequence ATGCGAAACGCGGCTGAAGACGTCGTAGCAGCGATCATCGAGCGATGGTCGGCTGGATTCAGCAAACTCGACGCCAACGCTCTCGCATCGCTCTACTCGAACAACGCCTTCTTCTTCGGCTCGAACCCGACGCTGTATCGCGGCAGCGAGGGCGTCGCCGCCTATTTCAACGGGCTGCCGCGCTGGGCTTCGCCGACCGTTCAATTTACCGATGTGAGGACCGCAGAGGTCAATGCCGATTTGATCAACTTTGCGGGCACCGCGTCTTTCTCTCTCGGGGAAGGCGAACCGCCGCTGTCGGTCAAGATCAGCTGGGTCATCGCGCGCGAGGGCGGTGAGTGGCGCATTGTCAGCCACCACGTCTCCTCCAAGACCCCGCTGATCGAGCGGTAA
- the lexA gene encoding transcriptional repressor LexA gives MLTRKQYELLRFINERLKEAGVPPSFDEMKDALDLRSKSGIHRLITALEERGFIRRLPNRARAIEVIKLPELSGGGNGNGRRGFTPSVIEGTLGKVRSSGASASEDDGNRPVAVPVMGRIAAGTPIEALQTRSHTISVPPDMLGSGEHYALEVRGDSMVDAGILDGDMALIQRNDTADTGDIVVALIDEEEATLKRFRRRGASIALEPANTSYEVRILPPNRVRIQGKLIGLYRKY, from the coding sequence ATGCTTACGCGCAAACAGTATGAACTTCTGCGTTTCATCAACGAAAGGCTGAAAGAGGCTGGCGTGCCGCCCTCCTTCGACGAGATGAAGGATGCGCTCGACCTGCGCTCGAAGTCCGGTATCCACCGACTCATCACCGCGCTGGAAGAGCGCGGCTTCATCCGCCGCCTGCCCAATCGCGCCCGCGCCATCGAGGTCATCAAGCTGCCCGAGCTGTCGGGCGGCGGTAACGGCAATGGCCGCCGCGGCTTCACCCCGAGCGTCATCGAAGGCACGCTGGGCAAGGTCCGCAGCTCCGGCGCCAGTGCTTCCGAGGACGACGGCAACCGCCCGGTCGCGGTGCCCGTGATGGGCCGGATCGCCGCCGGTACGCCGATCGAGGCGCTGCAGACCCGCAGCCATACCATCAGCGTGCCGCCGGACATGCTCGGCTCCGGCGAGCACTACGCGCTCGAAGTGCGCGGCGATTCCATGGTCGACGCCGGCATTCTCGACGGCGACATGGCGCTGATCCAGCGCAACGACACCGCCGACACCGGCGATATCGTGGTGGCGCTGATCGACGAGGAGGAAGCCACGCTGAAACGCTTCCGCCGCCGCGGCGCCTCGATCGCGCTCGAGCCCGCCAATACCTCCTATGAAGTCCGCATCCTGCCGCCGAATCGGGTCAGGATTCAGGGCAAGCTGATCGGGCTTTACCGGAAGTATTGA
- a CDS encoding SPW repeat protein, producing the protein MRIQHWQDAGSLLLGVWLVLSPFALGFAGAAVWITMALGLCVILFAVEGFVIPSYLEEWGEILIGLALVAAPWTVGYQPGSATVNSAVSGILVILLAVWELTTDRDFSTWWHDRWHHSAS; encoded by the coding sequence ATGCGCATTCAACATTGGCAAGACGCCGGCAGCCTGTTGTTAGGCGTGTGGCTGGTCTTGTCGCCGTTCGCCTTGGGCTTCGCCGGGGCGGCTGTCTGGATAACCATGGCGCTTGGGTTATGCGTCATTCTGTTTGCCGTAGAAGGATTTGTCATTCCGTCCTATCTGGAGGAATGGGGAGAAATCCTCATCGGCTTGGCTCTCGTGGCGGCGCCGTGGACGGTCGGCTACCAGCCGGGATCGGCCACGGTAAACAGTGCGGTCTCAGGCATATTGGTGATTTTGCTTGCAGTCTGGGAACTAACGACCGATCGCGATTTCAGCACCTGGTGGCACGATCGCTGGCATCATTCGGCCAGCTGA
- a CDS encoding ComEC/Rec2 family competence protein produces MSEQGSTPGGRRGYAGTWPPRQLAQAGGYVPSRPSAWPAFAETLRQWVRAEAGAGRLLPWVPIAFGTGIAFYFAADHEPVLSVAAIVAIALCAVAVLLRRKKMFPAAVMIAAVAAGFAVATWKTARIAHGVLARPMFSVALTGFVETRDIRERTDRFVLRVATMESPRGQTKLERVRLSVKKGTAPDVGSFVELKARLQPPLAPLRPGSYDFGRDLYFQGIGASGFVMGAIKAKEPPASGGLLLGYAAFMQGLRDAIDARIRNVLEGDKRAIATALLTGRRDAISEPVNDAMFISGLGHVLSISGYHMAVVAGVVFFAVRALLALFPALATGFPIKKWSAAAALVAAAFYLLLSGAEVATQRSFFMTAVVLIAVLVDRRAITFRTLAVAAMIVLAMAPEALVHPSFQMSFAATLGLVALIQIGMPRLFASPDNSAAARVALWGGREIMTLVLASLVAGLATTPYAAFHFHRVTPYGLLANLAAMPVVSAVVMPAGLLGLVAMPFGFDGVFWAIMGAGIDWMIVVTQWVAALPGAVGRMAAFGIGPLITASAAIILFGLLRTPLRWSGAALLLVAVVWAIRVPQPDILISADGRNVGVRGADGRLHLMRTAKDAFLVREWLAADADARLSTDASLAEGVSCDEAGCVTEAAGSALVALALRPEALADDCERAALVVSARQPPASCAASVMGLERLRRQGALALRRSRDGFTVDAVKPRGLDRPWSPGMAGEAETTILAPRLAAPRAIDATPAEADVQADE; encoded by the coding sequence GTGTCGGAGCAGGGCAGTACGCCGGGCGGCAGGCGAGGCTATGCCGGCACCTGGCCGCCGCGCCAGTTGGCGCAGGCGGGCGGCTATGTCCCGTCGCGCCCGAGCGCTTGGCCGGCGTTCGCCGAAACGCTGCGCCAATGGGTACGCGCGGAGGCCGGCGCCGGCCGTTTGTTGCCCTGGGTGCCCATCGCCTTCGGCACCGGCATCGCCTTCTATTTTGCCGCCGACCATGAGCCGGTGTTGTCGGTCGCGGCCATCGTCGCGATCGCGCTGTGCGCGGTGGCGGTGCTGCTGCGGCGGAAAAAGATGTTTCCCGCCGCGGTCATGATCGCCGCGGTCGCGGCGGGCTTTGCAGTTGCGACCTGGAAGACCGCGCGGATCGCGCATGGCGTGCTGGCGCGGCCGATGTTTTCCGTGGCGCTGACGGGTTTTGTCGAAACCCGCGACATCCGCGAGCGTACCGACCGTTTTGTGCTGCGCGTCGCGACGATGGAGAGCCCGCGCGGACAGACCAAACTGGAGCGCGTGCGGCTGTCGGTGAAGAAGGGCACCGCGCCCGATGTCGGCAGCTTTGTCGAATTGAAGGCGCGGCTGCAGCCGCCGCTCGCACCCTTGCGGCCGGGTTCCTACGATTTCGGCCGCGACCTGTATTTTCAGGGCATCGGCGCCTCCGGCTTTGTGATGGGGGCCATCAAGGCAAAGGAGCCGCCGGCCAGCGGCGGCCTTTTGCTCGGCTACGCCGCCTTCATGCAGGGCTTGCGCGACGCGATCGACGCGCGCATCCGCAACGTCCTGGAGGGCGACAAACGCGCCATCGCCACCGCGCTGCTCACCGGCCGCCGCGACGCGATCTCGGAGCCCGTCAATGATGCGATGTTCATTTCCGGCCTCGGCCATGTGCTGTCGATATCGGGCTATCACATGGCCGTCGTCGCCGGTGTGGTGTTCTTTGCGGTCCGCGCGCTGCTGGCGTTGTTCCCCGCGCTCGCCACGGGTTTTCCGATCAAGAAATGGTCGGCGGCGGCAGCATTGGTCGCCGCGGCGTTCTATCTCTTGCTGTCTGGCGCCGAGGTCGCGACGCAACGATCGTTCTTCATGACGGCGGTGGTGTTGATCGCGGTCCTGGTCGACCGACGCGCCATCACCTTCCGCACGCTCGCCGTCGCCGCGATGATCGTGCTGGCGATGGCGCCGGAGGCGCTGGTGCATCCGAGTTTTCAGATGTCGTTTGCGGCGACGCTTGGCCTGGTCGCGCTGATACAGATCGGGATGCCGCGTCTGTTCGCTTCACCCGACAATTCGGCGGCCGCCAGGGTCGCGTTGTGGGGCGGGCGGGAGATCATGACGCTGGTGCTGGCGTCGCTGGTGGCGGGGCTGGCGACGACGCCCTATGCCGCGTTTCACTTTCATCGCGTGACGCCGTACGGCCTGCTGGCCAATCTCGCCGCGATGCCGGTGGTGTCGGCGGTGGTGATGCCGGCGGGGCTGCTCGGCCTGGTTGCGATGCCGTTCGGTTTCGACGGCGTGTTCTGGGCGATCATGGGAGCGGGCATCGACTGGATGATCGTGGTGACGCAATGGGTCGCGGCGCTACCCGGCGCGGTCGGCCGCATGGCCGCCTTCGGCATCGGCCCGCTGATCACGGCGAGTGCTGCGATCATCCTGTTCGGGCTGCTCCGCACGCCGCTGCGCTGGTCGGGGGCAGCTTTGCTGCTGGTCGCGGTGGTGTGGGCCATCAGGGTGCCGCAGCCGGATATCCTGATTTCCGCCGATGGGCGCAATGTCGGCGTCCGCGGCGCAGATGGGCGGCTGCATCTGATGCGCACGGCCAAGGATGCCTTTTTGGTGAGGGAATGGCTGGCGGCGGATGCCGACGCGCGCCTCTCGACCGATGCCTCGCTGGCGGAGGGCGTCTCATGCGATGAGGCGGGCTGCGTGACCGAGGCGGCCGGCAGTGCGTTGGTCGCACTGGCGCTGCGGCCTGAGGCTCTCGCCGACGATTGCGAGCGCGCAGCGCTGGTGGTGAGCGCGCGGCAGCCGCCGGCTTCGTGCGCCGCTTCGGTCATGGGTCTCGAGCGCCTGCGGCGGCAGGGCGCATTGGCGCTGCGGCGAAGCCGCGACGGATTTACTGTCGACGCGGTCAAGCCCAGGGGTCTCGACCGGCCGTGGTCGCCGGGGATGGCCGGCGAGGCCGAGACAACGATCCTCGCGCCGCGCCTGGCTGCACCGCGCGCTATCGATGCAACGCCGGCGGAGGCCGATGTGCAGGCGGATGAGTAG
- the gltX gene encoding glutamate--tRNA ligase, which yields MTESVVTRFAPSPTGFLHIGGGRTALFNWLYARKRGGKMLLRIEDTDRERSTEPAIAAILDGLKWLGIEWDGDVVYQFTRAARHREVAEQLLASGKAYRCYATQEELTAMREQARAEGRTRLYNGLWRDRDPAEASAGMKPTIRLKAPQTGETVIEDQVQGRVVWQNENLDDLVLLRGDGNPTYMLAVVVDDHDMGITHVIRGDDHLINAARQKQIYDALEWDLPNMSHIPLIHGPDGSKLSKRHGALGVDAYRAMGYLPAALRNYLVRLGWSHGDQEIFSTQEMIDAFDLPQIGRSAARFDFAKLENLNGHYIRHSDDQFLVSQFENVLDYVPDGADLKAKLNDTTRAQLLRAMPSLKERAKTLIELIAGSYFIFADRPLEIEPKALALLTPETRELIGKLRAALETVTDWRSETAETAMRNFADANNLKLGAVAQPLRVALTGRTTSPGIFDVLAVLGRQECLARLADQASA from the coding sequence ATGACTGAATCCGTCGTAACCCGCTTCGCCCCCTCGCCGACCGGCTTCCTCCACATCGGGGGCGGCCGCACCGCGCTGTTCAACTGGCTCTACGCCAGGAAGCGCGGCGGCAAAATGCTGCTGCGGATCGAGGACACGGACCGCGAGCGCTCGACCGAACCCGCAATCGCGGCCATTCTCGACGGCCTGAAATGGCTCGGGATCGAGTGGGACGGCGACGTCGTCTACCAGTTTACCCGCGCCGCCCGCCACCGCGAGGTGGCGGAGCAATTGCTGGCCAGCGGCAAGGCCTATCGCTGCTACGCCACCCAGGAAGAACTGACGGCGATGCGCGAGCAGGCGCGCGCCGAGGGCCGCACGCGGCTCTATAACGGCCTGTGGCGGGACCGCGACCCCGCAGAAGCCTCGGCCGGCATGAAACCGACCATCCGGCTCAAGGCACCGCAGACCGGCGAGACCGTGATCGAGGACCAGGTTCAGGGCCGCGTGGTCTGGCAGAACGAGAACCTCGACGATCTCGTGCTGCTGCGCGGTGACGGCAACCCGACCTACATGCTGGCGGTGGTGGTCGACGACCACGACATGGGCATCACCCATGTGATCCGGGGCGACGATCATCTGATCAACGCCGCGCGCCAGAAACAGATCTACGACGCGCTGGAATGGGACCTCCCGAACATGTCCCATATCCCCTTGATCCACGGCCCGGACGGCTCAAAACTCTCCAAGCGCCACGGCGCGCTCGGCGTCGATGCCTACCGCGCCATGGGATATCTGCCGGCGGCGCTGCGCAACTATCTGGTGCGGCTCGGCTGGAGCCATGGCGACCAGGAGATCTTTTCGACCCAGGAGATGATCGACGCATTCGACCTGCCGCAGATCGGACGATCCGCGGCGCGGTTCGACTTCGCAAAACTGGAAAATCTCAACGGCCATTATATCCGGCACAGCGACGATCAGTTCCTCGTGAGCCAGTTCGAGAACGTGCTGGATTACGTGCCCGACGGCGCCGATTTGAAGGCGAAACTCAACGACACCACGCGCGCACAATTGCTGCGGGCGATGCCGAGCTTGAAAGAGCGCGCCAAGACGCTGATCGAGCTGATCGCGGGTTCCTATTTCATCTTTGCCGACCGGCCGCTCGAGATCGAGCCGAAGGCGCTGGCTTTGCTGACGCCGGAAACCCGCGAACTGATCGGCAAGCTCCGCGCCGCGCTGGAAACGGTCACCGACTGGCGTTCGGAGACCGCTGAAACCGCCATGCGGAATTTCGCGGATGCCAACAACCTCAAGCTTGGCGCCGTTGCCCAGCCGCTGCGGGTGGCGCTGACCGGACGGACGACTTCGCCGGGCATCTTCGATGTCCTGGCGGTGCTGGGACGGCAGGAATGCCTGGCCCGGCTGGCCGATCAGGCCTCCGCATAA